The following proteins are co-located in the Hydractinia symbiolongicarpus strain clone_291-10 chromosome 7, HSymV2.1, whole genome shotgun sequence genome:
- the LOC130649581 gene encoding uncharacterized protein LOC130649581 — translation MDVVSSDDEIDEDEDVESTERMNSIHDFKLLARWAPAVVNHLYWSIATCKGDGKELAERFVSVVHHTANKHTFPQNSIYKECEHEKLTDEDKRQKEWFQMGSPAHNALIHIVTQKTLVTDLEQMNE, via the exons ATGGACGTGGTAAGCAGTGATGACGAAATAGACGAGGATGAAGATGTTGAAAGTACAGAAAGGATGAATAGTATTCACG aTTTTAAGCTTCTTGCACGATGGGCTCCAGCAGTGGTTAACCACTTATATTGGTCCATCGCTACGTGTAAAGGGGACGGGAAAGAATTGGCTGAAAGATTTGTGTCAGTCGTCCATCATACTGCAAATAAACACACATTTCCACAAAATTCAATTTATAAAGAATGCGAACACGAGAAGTTAACGGACGAGGATAAGCGGCAAAAAGAATGGTTTCAAATGGGATCCCCTGCGCACAATGCATTGATCCATATTGTTACGCAAAAAACACTCGTCACAGATCTAGAgcaaatgaacgaataa
- the LOC130648633 gene encoding uncharacterized protein LOC130648633: protein MSNPLESSNSNNPVRGFRLFNNAGRFVLQRPENSQSLVSIIMGQQMSDTPQHVELPHEVQVNVIPRASIFDDVSLARHRHAQCVASVRIAESNEQSANRRAQDAERHDVSCQGENGEQAANRRRRNAERHVVRQRQNVEQVVNRRQADIQRHAAVRARRNAPYYNIARQNILPNLYFLGAMDKECEYCQALKFENENCFKCCHTGKIALDNLSPYPQQLRDLLTNTDTVQAKNFQANIRKYNSAVAFASFGANLRPPPGRGPPCFRICSQIWHRVGGLHLPEGQTPVFNQLYIYEAGRALNERMARQENNGCREDVMQTVQDVMDRVSPFAAAYRYMAEVEAEELNQAAAQNRGPSEVRMYLRVGNDRRRYNLPHHDEVAAVFVGQDGAPPGNRDVVIYPRGGDLQNISTMSANLEPMVYPLFFPRGEPGWHNRIPHVAVRATRTRNTTTMLQYYTYRLAAREYFSPIHYGKKLFQQYCVDSYVKVEGTDIVKDATNKELTFAAYLAYRKENPGPRSRNSFQWWVRHGGQDSATFQWRKFKKDKKNKKNQNKHTHLNAKYINYYAFFVPGAEG from the exons ATGTCTAACCCATTAGAGAGCAGTAACAGTAACAACCCTGTACGTGGTTTTAGGCTTTTTAATAATGCTGGCAGGTTTGTGTTGCAACGCCCTGAAAATAGTCAAAGTTTAGTAAGTATCATTATGGGCCAGCAGATGTCAGATACTCCTCAACATGTTGAACTGCCACATGAAGTTCAGGTGAATGTCATACCACGTGCATCAATTTTTGATGATGTGTCTTTAGCTAGGCATAGACATGCACAATGTGTTGCATCTGTGCGTATTGCTGAAAGTAATGAGCAGTCTGCCAATAGACGTGCTCAGGATGCTGAACGACATGATGTTTCATGTCAAGGAGAAAATGGTGAGCAGGCTGCCAATAGACGACGTCGAAATGCTGAGAGGCATGTTGTTCGACAAAGGCAAAATGTTGAACAGGTAGTAAATAGACGTCAGGCAGATATCCAAAGGCATGCTGCTGTTCGTGCTCGCCGAAATGCACCATATTATAACATTGCACGTCAAAATATATTgcctaatttatattttttaggtgcTATGGACAAAGAGTGTGAGTATTGTCAAgctttaaagtttgaaaatgaaaattgttttaaatgttgtcaCACTGGTAAAATTGCATTAGATAATTTGTCTCCTTACCCTCAGCAGCTTAGGGATTTATTAACAAATACAGATACTGTTCAGGCAAAAAACTTTCAGGCAAATATACGTAAGTATAATAGTGCCGTTGCATTTGCTTCTTTTGGAGCAAACCTTCGCCCCCCACCTGGCCGAGGACCACCATGCTTTCGTATCTGTAGTCAAATATGGCATCGTGTTGGGGGCCTTCACCTTCCTGAAGGACAAACCCCTGTTTTCAACcaactttatatttatgaagcagGTAGGGCACTCAACGAAAGAATGGCACGCCAAGAAAATAATGGCTGTCGTGAAGATGTGATGCAAACTGTTCAAGATGTCATGGACAGAGTAAGCCCGTTTGCTGCAGCCTATAGGTATATGGCTGAAGTTGAAGCTGAAGAATTAAATCAGGCAGCAGCACAAAACCGTGGTCCATCTGAAGTACGTATGTACTTGAGAGTTGGCAATGACCGAAGGCGCTACAACTTGCCACATCATGATGAAGTTGCAGCAGTATTTGTTGGCCAAGATGGAGCACCTCCTGGAAACAGGGATGTTGTTATCTATCCGCGTGGAGGTGATTTACAGAATATTTCCACAATGTCTGCAAACTTGGAGCCAATGGTGTATCCTCTTTTTTTTCCAAGGGGTGAACCAGGTTGGCATAATAGGATACCTCATGTTGCTGTACGTGCAACCCGTACTCGCAACACTACTACAATGTTGCAGTATTATACTTACCGTTTAGCTGCTCGGGAGTATTTCAGCCCGATTCATTATGGTAAGAAATTGTTTCAGCAGTATTGTGTTGATTCTTATGTTAAAGTTGAag GTACTGATATTGTGAAGGATGCCACAAACAAAG AGTTGACGTTTGCGGCTTATTTAGCATATAGAAAGGAGAATCCTGGCCCTCGGTCAAGAAACTCTTTCCAATGGTGGGTACGACACGGGGGTCAGGATTCTGCCACATTCCAATGGCGAAAattcaaaaaagataaaaaaaataaaaaaaaccaaaataaaCATACGCACCTCAATGCGAAATATATTAATT ACTACGCATTTTTTGTTCCGGGTGCTGAAG gTTGA
- the LOC130648632 gene encoding uncharacterized protein LOC130648632, whose amino-acid sequence MLHKAVSWLPNKSADQTESLRPENNQRLIGLIMGQIPDLPQHIELPQVNVIPRTSMIDDVSLARRGHAQYVASLRHSETVNQVNNRNQSDSVRQAASRSAECNEQTSNRRARDAERHTIARQAHNDQATNRRVMDKNCEYCQAIKFENEECFKCCHNGKVALDNLSPYPEQLRNCRALNERMARPENNGCREHVMQTVQDIMNRVSPFAAAYRYMAEVEADEIAQAAAENRVPSEVRMCMRVGSDRRRYNLPHYDEVAAVFVGQDGAPPGNRDIVTYPRGGNLRNISTLSANLEPMVYPLFFPRGEPGWYYGIPHVAERATRTRNATTMLQYYTYRVAVRENFSPIHYGKKLFQQYCVDSYVKVEGNNLNYIRANQTNLRVDSYEGLADHLNARAEERDLQPGRIVVLPSSFQGSPRAMAQNYQDAMAVIGQRAHDRPDLVSRVFKLKLNELLKDVTERGVLGKTVSHVYVIEFQKRGLPHCHLLLHLDPNDKLRDADDIDSVISAEIPNQQEQPELFEIIRSCMIHGPCGYLNPNSRCMEDGVCTKNFPKIFLGSTVADVDGYPLYRRRNNGIHINVNNVDVDNRWVVPYNPWLSKKYNAHINLEACMSVKSVKYLYKYIYKGHDCANIEINERIDHDEVQTFLDARYVSAPEAIWRLFEFKMHQQSHVVHRLPVHLPNNHIVYFQPDQVEEAVNRAANQATKLTAWFVLNGENHNARQYLYPDIPLHFVFNNDRKIWTPKRNFNLKIVSRMYSVSPRADLRTVDGNVAETFRETCLLRGLLQDDTEWNNTLKEAVNF is encoded by the exons atgctacacaaagctgttagctggctaCCAAACAAATCTGCTGACCAAACGGAAAgcttg CGCCCAGAAAATAATCAAAGGTTAATAGGTCTCATTATGGGTCAGATACCAGATCTTCCTCAACATATTGAACTGCCACAGGTAAATGTCATACCACGTACATCAATGATTGATGATGTGTCTTTAGCTAGGCGTGGACATGCACAATATGTTGCGTCTTTACGCCATTCCGAAACAGTTAATCAAGTTAACAATAGGAATCAGAGTGATTCAGTTAGGCAAGCAGCAAGTCGTAGTGCTGAATGTAATGAGCAGACTTCCAATAGACGTGCACGTGATGCTGAAAGACATACTATCGCACGTCAAGCACATAATGATCAGGCTACCAATAGAC GTGTTATGGATAAAAATTGTGAGTATTGTCAAGCTATAAAGTTTGAAAATGAAGAGTGTTTCAAATGCTGCCATAATGGTAAAGTTGCACTTGATAATTTGTCACCATACCCTGAACAGCTAAGGAACT GTAGAGCACTCAATGAGAGAATGGCACGTCCTGAAAATAATGGCTGTAGAGAACACGTGATGCAAACTGTTCAGGATATAATGAACAGAGTTAGTCCTTTTGCTGCTGCATACAGGTACATGGCTGAAGTTGAAGCTGATGAAATAGCTCAGGCAGCAGCTGAAAACCGTGTTCCATCAGAAGTACGCATGTGCATGAGAGTTGGCAGTGATCGAAGGCGATATAACTTGCCACATTATGACGAAGTAGCTGCAGTTTTTGTTGGCCAAGATGGAGCTCCTCCTGGAAACAGGGATATTGTTACCTACCCACGTGGAGGCAATTTGCGAAATATTTCTACGTTATCTGCAAATTTAGAGCCGATGGTTTATCCTCTATTTTTTCCAAGGGGTGAACCAGGTTGGTATTATGGGATACCCCATGTTGCCGAACGTGCAACCCGTACTCGAAATGCTACTACAATGTTGCAGTATTATACTTACCGTGTAGCTGTTCGGGAAAATTTTAGCCCGATTCATTATGGTAAGAAATTATTTCAACAGTATTGTGTGGATTCTTATGTTAAAGTTGAGGGTAACAACTTAAATTACATTCGTGCGAATCAAACAAACCTGCGTGTTGACAGTTATGAAGGTTTAGCTGACCACTTGAATGCACGAGCTGAAGAGCGAGACCTTCAACCAGGACGTATTGTTGTCCTTCCTTCAAGTTTTCAAGGAAGTCCACGTGCCATGGCTCAAAACTATCAAGATGCTATGGCTGTCATTG gCCAACGTGCACATGATCGGCCTGATTTAGTTTCtcgagtttttaaattgaaactaaaTGAACTCCTAAAAGATGTTACTGAAAGGGGTGTTTTAGGTAAAACTGTATCACATGTTTATGTTATAGAATTTCAAAAGAGGGGTTTACCTCATTGTCATTTGTTACTTCATTTAGATCCCAATGATAAACTTCGGGATGCAGATGACATAGACAGTGTTATTTCAGCCGAAATTCCTAATCAACAGGAACAACCTGAGCTGTTTGAAATTATTCGGTCGTGTATGATTCATGGACCATGTGGCTATCTGAATCCTAATTCTAGGTGTATGGAGGATGGTGTTTGCACAAAAAACTTTCCGAAAATTTTTTTAGGGTCTACCGTTGCAGACGTTGATGGATATCCATTGTATAGACGTCGTAATAATGGAATACATATCAATGTCAATAATGTTGATGTAGATAATCGATGGGTTGTTCCCTACAATCCATGGCTCTCCAAGAAATACAATGCACATATAAACTTAGAGGCTTGCATGTCTGTTAAATCTGTTAAAtacctttataaatatatttataagggTCATGATTGTGCCAACATTGAGATCAATGAACGTATTGATCACGATGAGGTACAGACGTTTTTAGACGCTAGGTATGTCAGTGCGCCAGAAGCAATATGGcgcctttttgaatttaaaatgcaTCAGCAATCTCATGTTGTCCATAGACTGCCAGTGCACTTGCCTAATAatcatattgtttattttcagcCAGACCAGGTTGAAGAAGCTGTGAACAGAGCTGCAAATCAAGCCACTAAATTAACAGCTTGGTTTGTGCTAAATGGAGAGAATCACAATGCTCGCCAATATTTGTATCCAGACATTCCTCTTCATTTCGTTTTCAATAACGACAGGAAAATTTGGACACCAAAGCGAAACTTTAACCTTAAAATTGTCTCTAGAATGTATAGTGTGAGTCCTCGCGCAG ATTTAAGAACTGTGGATGGTAATGTCGCTGAGACATTTCGTGAAACCTGTTTATTGCGTGGACTACTGCAAGATGATACCGAATGGAACAATACTTTGAAGGAGGCTGTCAACTTTTAG
- the LOC130648631 gene encoding ATP-dependent DNA helicase PIF1-like, with protein sequence MPRQLRQLFEIILIHCEPSDPFTLWTRYKGSMCEDYLRQMNEDQAEYRVLQDIHSVLRQSGKSLTDFNLPSLDEIPPAENIDVALEAERASQLRAQLTEEQTALADAVIEAVLNVANNTAQNNRLFYLEGAGGSGKTFTYNYLISEISGRGFQAGTAAFTGIAATLLKNGTTIHKLFQLPVPILENSTCRTPVSAYAVELRQKNLFLLDESSMIPKHAFHAIDRLLRDICNSELPFGGKVVLLGGDFSQLLPVVRKGKPTEIVDMCLKSSPLWHLVTEFKLTHNMRTRPGEQEFAAWLLQLGKGVLPVREQPPFQGAIEVPSNCVLQQNQCIVNTLFRDFHPENMASSVILTPTNDDSLIINDQVLELLPGEEKIYFSADDVVCDDEEERNQYPVEFLNSITPSGMPPHCLKLKSGAIVMLLRNININKGLCNGTRLTVRYLYDNCVDAKVLTGNAIGDRVLIPRVQLAPSDTGMPFVLRRRQLPLRLSYAMTINKAQGQTFEKVGILLRRPCFSHGQLYVAFSRARAFDDVRVSIVPPSKQGFFNGKCYSQNIVYRQVLT encoded by the coding sequence ATGCCTCGGCAATTAAGACAATTGTTTGAAATAATACTTATCCACTGTGAACCTTCTGATCCTTTTACTTTGTGGACAAGGTACAAGGGTTCTATGTGTGAGGATTATCTTCGCCAAATGAACGAGGATCAAGCTGAGTACAGGGTGCTTCAAGATATTCATTCTGTACTTAGACAATCTGGTAAATCTCTTACTGATTTTAATCTTCCAAGTTTAGATGAAATACCTCCAGCTGAAAACATTGATGTAGCTTTGGAGGCTGAAAGAGCTTCTCAACTGAGGGCTCAACTTACTGAAGAACAGACAGCACTGGCTGATGCAGTTATAGAAGCGGTTTTAAATGTTGCTAACAATACAGCCCAAAATAACCGTTTGTTTTATTTAGAGGGTGCTGGTGGCAGTGGTAAAACCTTTACTTATAATTACCTTATTTCCGAAATTTCAGGTAGAGGTTTTCAAGCTGGAACTGCTGCATTTACTGGTATAGCAgcaactcttttaaaaaacggTACCACTATACATAAGTTATTTCAGTTACCAGTTCCTATTTTGGAAAACAGTACATGCAGAACTCCGGTGTCTGCTTATGCTGTTGAGCTACGgcaaaaaaatctctttttacTTGATGAATCTTCCATGATTCCCAAGCATGCTTTCCATGCAATAGATCGTCTTCTTCGAGACATTTGCAATAGCGAACTTCCATTTGGAGGTAAAGTTGTTCTTTTAGGTGGTGATTTTTCACAATTATTGCCTGTTGTCAGAAAAGGAAAACCAACTGAAATTGTTGACATGTGCCTAAAAAGTTCTCCACTATGGCACTTGGTTACAGAATTTAAATTAACTCACAACATGAGAACGAGGCCAGGAGAACAAGAATTTGCTGCATGGCTTCTGCAACTTGGAAAAGGTGTTTTACCAGTTCGGGAACAACCACCGTTTCAAGGTGCAATTGAAGTGCCATCCAATTGTGTGTTACAACAAAATCAATGTATTGTTAATACTTTGTTTAGGGATTTTCACCCAGAAAATATGGCATCATCTGTAATACTAACACCTACAAATGATGATTCACTTATAATTAATGATCAGGTGTTGGAGTTGTTGCcgggtgaagaaaaaatttattttagtgcAGATGATGTTGTGTGTGATGATGAGGAGGAACGGAATCAATATCCGGTGGAATTTTTAAATAGTATCACACCTTCAGGTATGCCTCCTCATTGTCTTAAATTAAAATCGGGTGCCATTGTTATGTTATTaagaaacataaacataaataaaggCTTATGTAATGGCACTCGCCTAACTGTAAGATATCTTTACGACAACTGTGTCGATGCTAAAGTACTCACTGGCAATGCTATTGGAGATAGGGTACTTATTCCAAGGGTGCAACTTGCACCTTCGGATACAGGTATGCCTTTTGTTTTGCGTCGCAGACAGCTTCCACTAAGGCTTTCTTATGCTATGACAATAAACAAGGCACAAGGTCAAACCTTTGAAAAGGTTGGTATATTGTTGCGCAGGCCTTGTTTTTCTCATGGTCAGTTGTATGTTGCTTTTTCTAGAGCAAGGGCATTTGATGATGTTAGAGTAAGTATTGTTCCCCCATCCAAGCAAGGGTTTTTTAATGGGAAATGTTACTCTCAAAATATTGTTTACCGTCAAGTTCTCacataa